Proteins encoded by one window of Funiculus sociatus GB2-C1:
- a CDS encoding DUF2301 domain-containing membrane protein: MTQSDAQLEPVVYQGQFGEFTLTGSDRTGVIIYRAGLMVAALSFALGSWLVLGTNTVQLSLLTPLYACFCLALGVSLVTIHIYLEPLHRLLQAFWVIGAVSATFLALQSTEPLALTVYNNPVTLFGIGFTFVSLTGIYFKEGFCFHRLETKILTPLVPVLLLGHLAGVLPVSVEQKLLGVWAVLFIVFALRKTVQEIPDDIGDKSVFAYLKQQRSAT, encoded by the coding sequence ATGACTCAGAGTGATGCTCAGTTAGAACCAGTAGTTTATCAAGGGCAGTTTGGAGAGTTTACGTTAACCGGAAGCGATCGCACTGGTGTAATAATTTATCGCGCCGGATTAATGGTAGCAGCTTTAAGCTTTGCCTTGGGTAGCTGGTTAGTATTAGGAACAAATACAGTCCAATTGTCCTTACTAACTCCGTTATATGCTTGTTTTTGTTTGGCATTGGGTGTCAGCTTAGTTACCATTCATATTTACCTGGAACCACTGCACCGACTATTGCAAGCTTTTTGGGTAATTGGTGCGGTATCGGCAACGTTTTTAGCACTCCAAAGTACCGAACCTCTGGCTTTAACTGTATACAATAACCCAGTTACACTTTTCGGGATTGGCTTTACCTTTGTATCGTTGACGGGGATTTATTTTAAAGAAGGTTTTTGCTTTCACCGGTTGGAAACAAAAATTCTCACGCCTTTAGTTCCAGTCCTATTACTAGGACATCTAGCTGGCGTTTTACCAGTTTCAGTAGAACAGAAATTATTAGGAGTTTGGGCAGTGCTATTTATCGTGTTCGCTCTGCGAAAAACTGTTCAAGAAATTCCTGATGATATTGGCGACAAGTCGGTTTTTGCTTATTTGAAACAACAGCGTTCAGCGACTTGA
- a CDS encoding SAM hydrolase/SAM-dependent halogenase family protein, producing MHKTKILTLLTDFGLSDVYVGVMKGVIAQVNPTLNVVDLTHDIPPQNIAAARFCLMSAYPYFPPGTVHIAVVDPGVGSNRRAIAIQFGDSFLVGPDNGIFSGIIIPSDVTAIELTNPSYWRTREPSTTFHGRDIFAPAGAHLASGVPLEKLGTAINPETLVQLPIPEYSVTEAGVLGCIQYSDRFGNLITNIPGTLVQEKSWFVEVDEYTILGTTTYHDSPPGNLVALVGSHGWVEIAVNCGNAQQQLQLNWGDVVKVILSK from the coding sequence ATGCACAAAACCAAAATTCTCACCCTTCTCACTGATTTTGGGTTGAGTGATGTGTATGTGGGGGTGATGAAGGGTGTAATTGCCCAAGTCAACCCAACGCTGAATGTGGTGGATCTGACGCACGACATTCCACCTCAGAACATCGCCGCAGCAAGGTTTTGTCTGATGAGTGCTTACCCATATTTCCCACCAGGGACGGTGCATATTGCTGTAGTCGATCCGGGGGTGGGGAGTAATCGCAGAGCGATCGCTATTCAATTCGGCGACAGCTTCCTGGTGGGGCCAGATAACGGGATATTTAGTGGCATTATCATCCCTAGCGACGTTACAGCTATCGAACTCACTAACCCTAGTTATTGGCGCACGAGAGAACCCAGCACCACCTTTCACGGACGAGATATTTTTGCCCCAGCAGGCGCCCATCTTGCCAGCGGCGTTCCCCTAGAAAAACTGGGAACAGCAATTAATCCCGAAACTCTAGTGCAGTTGCCAATACCTGAATACAGCGTTACAGAGGCGGGTGTATTGGGTTGCATTCAGTATAGCGATCGCTTCGGCAACTTAATTACCAATATTCCCGGTACTCTAGTGCAAGAAAAATCTTGGTTTGTTGAGGTAGATGAATATACCATCCTAGGTACAACAACTTACCATGACAGCCCCCCTGGAAATCTGGTTGCTTTAGTTGGTTCTCATGGTTGGGTAGAAATTGCTGTTAATTGTGGTAATGCTCAGCAGCAACTGCAACTAAACTGGGGAGATGTAGTAAAAGTTATCTTAAGTAAGTAG
- the pirA gene encoding arginine synthesis PII-interacting regulator PirA, which produces MSIMSGRRQDNRKNAAAAHRENIQKSLQHRLEVARAKGDEALVRQLEAEANYFN; this is translated from the coding sequence ATGTCCATTATGAGCGGAAGACGTCAAGATAACCGGAAAAATGCAGCGGCGGCTCATCGGGAGAACATCCAAAAAAGCTTGCAGCATCGTTTAGAAGTCGCTAGAGCAAAAGGTGACGAAGCCTTGGTTCGTCAGTTGGAAGCAGAAGCCAACTACTTCAACTAA
- the dprA gene encoding DNA-processing protein DprA has product MVEERAFWLAWSQIPKIGPILLGRLQKHFGTLSEAWLASPSALREVEGFGRQTIEVVVEKRSRLNPRQLLEQHSAKNPCFWTPADTDYPRLLLETPTPPPVLYYRGKVQLLENQGITPMVGIVGTRKPSEYGKRWTRKISTVLAKNGFTIVSGMADGIDTEAHRACIEAGGRTLAVLGTGVNVVYPRNNKSLYEQILHHGLALSEYPADTPPTREHFPPRNRIIAGLSRAIMVMEAPTRSGALITADYANEFCRDVYALPARLDDQQSMGCLRLLNKGAMSFLDEAHLLEMLGAIPQLDSVQQLELFNQSPLPDLEPELKQVFQVISLEPAPFDLIVQQAGLTPGSVSSALLQLELLGLVSQLPGMRYQRF; this is encoded by the coding sequence TTGGTAGAAGAACGCGCCTTTTGGCTGGCATGGTCGCAAATTCCTAAAATCGGGCCAATTTTGCTTGGACGCTTGCAAAAGCATTTTGGCACACTCTCGGAAGCATGGCTTGCCAGTCCCAGTGCCTTGCGAGAGGTAGAGGGGTTTGGGCGTCAGACAATTGAGGTGGTGGTAGAGAAGCGATCGCGCCTTAATCCGCGACAATTATTAGAGCAACACTCGGCAAAAAATCCCTGTTTCTGGACACCAGCTGATACAGATTATCCCCGCTTACTCCTAGAGACTCCTACCCCGCCGCCAGTGCTGTACTATCGCGGCAAAGTCCAACTTCTGGAAAATCAAGGCATTACGCCGATGGTTGGCATTGTCGGGACTCGCAAACCCTCCGAGTATGGAAAGCGTTGGACTCGCAAAATCAGTACAGTGCTGGCAAAAAATGGTTTCACAATTGTTTCTGGTATGGCAGATGGAATTGACACAGAAGCACATCGCGCCTGTATAGAAGCTGGAGGACGAACGCTGGCAGTTTTAGGCACTGGCGTGAATGTAGTTTATCCCAGGAACAATAAATCTTTATACGAACAGATTTTGCATCACGGATTAGCCTTAAGTGAGTATCCAGCAGATACGCCACCAACACGGGAACATTTTCCCCCACGCAATCGAATTATTGCTGGTTTGAGTCGAGCAATTATGGTGATGGAAGCGCCTACAAGATCCGGTGCTTTGATTACTGCCGACTATGCTAATGAGTTTTGTAGAGATGTCTATGCTTTGCCTGCAAGATTAGATGATCAGCAGTCAATGGGTTGTCTGAGATTGCTTAATAAGGGAGCTATGTCGTTTCTTGATGAAGCACATTTGTTAGAAATGTTAGGAGCAATTCCACAACTCGATTCGGTGCAGCAATTAGAGTTATTTAATCAATCTCCCTTGCCGGATTTGGAACCAGAACTCAAACAAGTTTTTCAAGTTATTTCCCTTGAACCTGCACCGTTTGATTTAATTGTGCAGCAGGCTGGTTTAACGCCAGGATCTGTATCTAGTGCGCTGTTGCAACTAGAATTACTTGGGTTAGTATCGCAATTGCCGGGAATGCGCTATCAAAGATTTTAG